In one Vulgatibacter incomptus genomic region, the following are encoded:
- a CDS encoding TlpA family protein disulfide reductase gives MAMKLRSPMPDLSGATDWIHGGPIDPAQLKGHVTLVHFWAVSCGICKPHLPTLNEWKQAYEDKGVRFVSIHMPRQEADTNVADVRAAVDQYAIAHTTAVDNTHAITDAFENEYVPAYYVFDKEGQLRLYMSGEKVLPMVQQTLDRLLAAE, from the coding sequence ATGGCCATGAAGCTTCGCAGCCCGATGCCCGATCTCTCTGGCGCCACCGACTGGATCCACGGCGGCCCGATCGATCCCGCCCAGCTCAAGGGTCACGTCACCCTCGTGCACTTCTGGGCGGTGAGCTGCGGGATCTGCAAGCCGCATCTGCCCACCTTGAACGAGTGGAAGCAGGCCTACGAGGACAAGGGCGTTCGCTTCGTGTCAATCCACATGCCCCGGCAGGAGGCGGACACCAACGTCGCCGACGTACGCGCCGCGGTGGACCAGTACGCGATCGCGCACACGACCGCGGTCGATAACACGCACGCCATCACCGACGCCTTCGAGAACGAGTACGTCCCCGCGTACTACGTCTTCGACAAGGAGGGGCAGCTCCGCCTCTACATGTCGGGCGAGAAGGTGCTGCCGATGGTCCAGCAGACCCTCGATCGCCTCCTCGCGGCGGAATAA
- a CDS encoding S1 RNA-binding domain-containing protein → MVDETHELEGDESFAELFEQSLREKPRAIQPGEKVTGRVVQVGAQRVLLDLGGGVDGMIELSELAGPNEPVPVKPGDRLEAYVVRIQNRVAELAKSLGKGVAAKAALEEAAHTGVPVEGTITAVNKGGYVVEVAGERCFCPLGQMDIYRIDDPATLIGSKRTFRIAEWRSGKDIVLSRRALLEEERAERAAKTRDRLEVGARFAGTIVRVMDFGAFVDIGGIEGLVHAGELSYGRQRPQDVVHVGQQVEVEVLRIEAGKDGKERISLSMRALAEDPFDATVDELPEGTIVEGKVMRLQPFGAFVEIVPGVEGLLHVSAFGKRVAHPSDVVSEGQTIAVRIDAVDRAARRISLSYVDPSELEELQQESPAVEEKAAPAKAPAAKAPVAGPGLAVRRAPAAAAAEEKPAAPARTAKAAAPGARVLGHGAPKAVSSEAAEAPAPAAPAGPPAVGTILDVTVDKIETFGVFVSWSSGRGLVPASELGVPRGADLRRSHPVGATFRAVVMDVRPDGKVRLSKTGAEVAEERADAAAWMQGQPRAGGKGLGTLADLLKGKLGK, encoded by the coding sequence GTGGTTGACGAGACGCACGAGCTCGAGGGCGACGAGTCCTTCGCCGAGCTCTTCGAGCAGAGCCTCCGCGAGAAGCCGCGGGCCATCCAGCCCGGCGAGAAGGTGACGGGCCGCGTGGTCCAGGTGGGGGCGCAGCGCGTGCTCCTCGACCTCGGCGGCGGCGTCGACGGCATGATCGAGCTCTCCGAGCTCGCGGGGCCGAACGAGCCCGTCCCGGTGAAGCCCGGCGACAGGCTCGAGGCCTACGTCGTCCGGATCCAGAACCGGGTGGCCGAGCTCGCGAAGTCGCTCGGAAAGGGCGTCGCCGCCAAGGCCGCTCTCGAGGAGGCCGCGCACACGGGCGTCCCCGTCGAGGGGACGATCACGGCCGTCAACAAGGGCGGCTACGTGGTCGAGGTCGCCGGCGAGCGCTGCTTCTGCCCGCTGGGGCAGATGGACATCTACCGGATCGACGATCCCGCCACCCTGATCGGCAGCAAGCGCACCTTCCGGATCGCCGAGTGGCGCTCCGGCAAGGACATCGTCCTCTCTCGCCGCGCCCTCCTCGAGGAGGAGCGGGCGGAGCGCGCGGCGAAGACCCGTGACCGCCTCGAGGTGGGAGCGCGCTTCGCTGGAACCATCGTCCGCGTAATGGACTTCGGCGCCTTCGTCGACATCGGCGGGATCGAGGGCCTCGTCCACGCGGGCGAGCTCTCCTATGGCCGCCAGCGCCCCCAGGACGTGGTCCACGTCGGGCAGCAGGTCGAGGTCGAGGTCCTGCGGATCGAGGCCGGCAAGGACGGCAAGGAGCGGATCTCCCTCTCCATGCGCGCCCTCGCCGAGGATCCCTTCGACGCCACCGTCGACGAGCTGCCCGAGGGCACCATCGTCGAGGGGAAGGTGATGCGACTCCAGCCTTTCGGCGCCTTCGTCGAGATCGTGCCCGGCGTCGAGGGCCTGCTCCATGTGAGCGCCTTCGGCAAGCGGGTGGCCCATCCGAGCGACGTCGTCTCCGAGGGCCAGACCATCGCCGTCCGGATCGACGCGGTCGATCGCGCGGCGAGGCGGATCTCCCTCTCCTACGTGGATCCCTCGGAGCTCGAGGAGCTCCAGCAGGAGTCGCCGGCGGTCGAGGAGAAGGCCGCGCCGGCCAAGGCGCCTGCCGCCAAGGCCCCCGTCGCCGGCCCGGGCCTCGCGGTTCGCCGCGCCCCCGCCGCTGCCGCCGCCGAGGAGAAGCCCGCCGCCCCGGCCCGGACCGCCAAGGCCGCTGCGCCGGGCGCCCGCGTGCTCGGCCACGGCGCCCCCAAGGCCGTCTCCTCCGAGGCAGCCGAGGCTCCCGCTCCCGCGGCGCCTGCGGGTCCGCCGGCGGTCGGGACCATCCTCGACGTCACCGTGGACAAGATCGAGACCTTCGGCGTCTTCGTGAGCTGGTCCTCCGGCCGCGGCCTCGTGCCCGCGAGCGAGCTCGGCGTGCCCCGTGGCGCCGACCTGCGCCGCAGCCATCCGGTGGGCGCCACCTTCCGCGCGGTGGTCATGGACGTCCGGCCGGACGGCAAGGTCCGCCTCTCGAAGACCGGCGCCGAGGTGGCCGAGGAGCGCGCCGACGCCGCCGCCTGGATGCAGGGCCAGCCCCGCGCCGGCGGCAAGGGCCTCGGCACCCTCGCCGACCTGCTCAAGGGCAAGCTGGGCAAGTAG
- a CDS encoding cation:proton antiporter gives MHDISLITTIAFGLTAALAFGLVSQRLGLSPIVGYLIGGMVVGPNTPGFVGNVALAGQLAEIGVILLMFGVGLHFHLRDLIAVRSIAVPGALLQSSAATAACMALTLLFGWDLGSGLVLGIATSVASTVVLLRVVTDNGLLETTEGHVAVGWLVVEDIITVLVLVMLPAFAGRGETGFAAALGIAILKLAILGGIVALAGARFVPWLLLRVARLRSRELFTLTVLVLAMAVATVSYLAFGASMALGAFLAGMVVGQSKVSSQAAADAMPMRDAFAVLFFVSVGMLFDYQAILASPLLALGVLGVVLVVKPLAAFAIVALGGHSLRTALTAAGALAQIGEFSFILAEGAKELNLLPGEGHTVLVAAAIVSISLNPVIFRAVLKLEPWIEKWPVLGRFLSRGKDELGARINATAAKRPSEAVTAIVVGYGPIGRTVSRILRGFDIDPLILELNVDTVLELQASGKRALYGDAANSLLLEEAGIASASYLVVTLPDPDVRLNVVTAARGLNPQLRILTRARYLQEREGLEQAGASTICFDEGESAVGLAEVLLTDVKASRERITAEILNVRRELGTTAA, from the coding sequence ATGCACGACATCTCTCTGATCACCACGATCGCCTTCGGCCTCACGGCGGCGCTGGCCTTCGGCCTCGTCTCCCAGCGGCTCGGCCTCTCCCCCATCGTCGGCTATTTGATCGGCGGGATGGTGGTGGGACCGAACACGCCGGGCTTCGTGGGCAACGTCGCCCTCGCCGGGCAGCTCGCGGAGATCGGCGTCATCCTGCTGATGTTCGGCGTGGGCCTCCACTTCCACCTCCGAGACCTCATCGCCGTCCGCTCCATCGCCGTCCCAGGCGCCCTCCTCCAGAGCTCGGCGGCGACCGCCGCGTGCATGGCGCTGACCCTGCTCTTCGGTTGGGATCTGGGGAGCGGGCTCGTCCTGGGGATCGCGACGTCGGTGGCCAGCACCGTCGTGCTGCTGCGGGTGGTGACCGACAACGGCCTGCTGGAGACGACGGAGGGCCACGTCGCCGTGGGCTGGCTCGTCGTCGAGGACATCATCACCGTCCTCGTGCTGGTGATGCTCCCGGCCTTCGCTGGCCGAGGCGAGACGGGCTTCGCCGCCGCGCTGGGGATCGCCATCCTCAAGCTCGCCATCCTGGGCGGGATCGTGGCGCTCGCCGGCGCCCGCTTCGTCCCGTGGCTGCTCCTTCGCGTGGCCCGGCTCCGCTCCCGCGAGCTCTTCACGCTCACCGTGCTGGTGCTGGCGATGGCGGTGGCCACCGTGTCCTACCTGGCCTTCGGCGCGTCGATGGCGCTGGGGGCCTTTCTGGCGGGCATGGTGGTGGGCCAGTCCAAGGTGAGCAGCCAGGCGGCAGCGGACGCCATGCCGATGCGGGACGCGTTCGCGGTGCTCTTCTTCGTCTCGGTGGGGATGCTCTTCGACTACCAGGCGATCCTGGCCTCGCCCCTCCTCGCACTCGGTGTGCTGGGCGTGGTGCTCGTCGTCAAACCCCTCGCGGCCTTCGCGATCGTCGCGCTCGGCGGGCACTCGCTGCGGACGGCGCTCACCGCCGCCGGCGCCCTCGCCCAGATCGGCGAGTTCTCCTTCATCCTCGCCGAGGGGGCCAAGGAGCTGAACCTCCTGCCCGGAGAGGGCCACACGGTGCTGGTCGCGGCGGCCATCGTGTCCATCAGCCTCAACCCGGTGATCTTCCGCGCGGTGCTGAAGCTCGAGCCCTGGATCGAGAAGTGGCCCGTGCTGGGGCGATTCCTCTCCCGCGGGAAGGACGAGCTGGGCGCCAGGATCAACGCGACGGCGGCCAAGCGGCCCTCCGAGGCGGTGACGGCCATCGTCGTGGGCTACGGCCCCATCGGACGCACCGTTTCGCGGATCCTGCGGGGGTTCGACATCGATCCCCTGATCCTCGAGCTGAACGTCGACACCGTCCTCGAGCTCCAGGCCAGTGGTAAGCGGGCGCTCTACGGCGACGCCGCCAACTCGCTCCTGCTCGAGGAGGCCGGCATCGCGTCGGCCTCGTACCTGGTGGTCACGCTGCCCGATCCGGACGTGCGCCTGAACGTCGTCACCGCGGCCCGGGGGCTCAACCCGCAGCTCCGCATCCTCACGCGGGCCCGCTACCTCCAGGAGCGCGAAGGGCTGGAGCAGGCCGGCGCGTCGACGATCTGCTTCGACGAGGGCGAGTCGGCGGTCGGCCTGGCAGAGGTCCTCCTCACCGACGTGAAGGCCTCGCGAGAGCGCATCACCGCGGAGATCCTCAACGTTCGACGGGAGCTGGGAACCACGGCTGCCTGA
- the lnt gene encoding apolipoprotein N-acyltransferase: MRLSRTLRPAALLVASGLLYSIGFVDFDRWYFAWISLVPLLFALRDVGTWKRALAFSWIMGFVAHLVGYHWVIHLLREFAHLPVPLAVLGWLLLAVGQSASFAAWGLLAWFLRRRAGLPLGAALPIAIMAVEFAFPLLFPSYMANSQARMPWVTQIADLGGVVLVSGLLALVNGAIYELVEARRRRACEEFTSSREAEGGADEKKSVSARSAAEEIGPASAGPISSLARHPLPWKLAAGALGSLALTVGYSAVRIGQVEARDEAAPKLKTAIVQANVGAGSKHADVDGGIRRFQRMTDEAMDLPGIGLVVWPESGFNRAVTPRLPNLTGLVAAEVKAPMILGALRADVSSGKRKIWNSALALDTGGEIVAHYDKTVLLAFGEYVPGDSLFPGIYDLLPYTSHFERGASVEPLPVGPYRLSTDICYEDILPGFIRSLMGPVDAEGRRPHAMVNVTNDSWYGPVEPHIHLALATFRSIEHRRWLVRSTATGISAFVDSAGRIRKQSGFETEEVLVEDVPMIDGGATVYGVLGDWPGWLALVASGAALAWPGALSRARRRDPEAEDLPDGRAA, encoded by the coding sequence GTGCGCCTATCCCGAACGCTCCGGCCCGCAGCGCTGCTCGTGGCCTCCGGCCTCCTCTACAGCATCGGCTTCGTCGACTTCGACCGCTGGTACTTCGCCTGGATCTCCCTCGTTCCCCTTCTCTTCGCCCTGCGCGACGTCGGGACCTGGAAGCGGGCCCTCGCCTTTTCGTGGATCATGGGCTTCGTCGCCCACCTGGTGGGCTACCACTGGGTGATCCACCTCCTCCGCGAGTTCGCGCATCTGCCGGTTCCACTGGCGGTGCTCGGCTGGCTGCTCCTGGCGGTCGGGCAATCGGCGAGCTTCGCGGCCTGGGGCCTCCTCGCCTGGTTCCTCCGAAGGCGCGCCGGGCTCCCCCTGGGCGCCGCGCTGCCCATCGCCATCATGGCGGTCGAATTCGCCTTCCCCCTGCTCTTCCCCAGCTACATGGCGAACAGCCAGGCCCGGATGCCGTGGGTCACCCAGATCGCGGATCTCGGCGGCGTGGTCCTGGTCTCGGGCCTGCTCGCTCTGGTGAACGGCGCGATCTACGAGCTCGTCGAGGCCCGGCGCCGGAGAGCTTGTGAAGAATTCACAAGCTCTCGCGAAGCCGAAGGCGGAGCAGACGAAAAGAAGAGCGTTTCCGCGCGGAGCGCGGCTGAAGAAATCGGGCCCGCTTCTGCGGGACCGATTTCCTCACTCGCTCGGCACCCGCTCCCCTGGAAGCTCGCTGCAGGCGCGCTCGGCTCCCTGGCCCTCACGGTCGGCTACTCCGCGGTGCGGATCGGCCAGGTGGAGGCCCGCGATGAGGCGGCGCCCAAGCTGAAAACCGCCATCGTCCAGGCGAACGTGGGTGCCGGCAGCAAGCACGCCGACGTGGACGGCGGCATCCGCCGCTTCCAGCGGATGACCGACGAGGCCATGGACCTCCCGGGGATCGGCCTCGTGGTCTGGCCGGAGAGCGGCTTCAACCGCGCGGTGACGCCCCGCCTCCCCAACCTCACGGGGCTCGTCGCGGCCGAAGTGAAGGCGCCGATGATCCTCGGCGCGCTCCGGGCCGATGTCTCCAGCGGCAAGCGCAAGATCTGGAACTCGGCCCTGGCCCTCGACACCGGCGGCGAGATCGTCGCGCACTACGACAAGACCGTGCTCCTCGCGTTCGGCGAGTACGTCCCGGGCGACAGCCTCTTCCCGGGCATCTACGACCTGCTCCCCTACACCAGCCACTTCGAGCGCGGCGCCAGCGTGGAGCCGCTGCCGGTGGGCCCGTACCGGCTCTCCACCGACATCTGCTACGAGGACATCCTCCCCGGCTTCATCCGCTCGCTGATGGGGCCCGTGGACGCCGAGGGCCGCAGGCCCCACGCGATGGTGAACGTCACCAACGACTCCTGGTATGGGCCGGTGGAGCCGCACATCCACCTTGCGCTCGCGACGTTCCGCTCGATCGAGCACCGCCGCTGGCTCGTCCGCTCCACGGCCACCGGCATCAGCGCCTTCGTCGACTCGGCTGGCCGGATCCGCAAGCAGAGTGGCTTCGAGACCGAGGAGGTCCTCGTCGAGGACGTGCCGATGATCGACGGCGGCGCCACCGTCTACGGCGTCCTCGGCGACTGGCCGGGCTGGCTCGCCCTCGTCGCTTCGGGCGCGGCCCTCGCCTGGCCGGGCGCGCTCTCCCGTGCGCGGCGGCGGGATCCCGAAGCCGAGGACCTGCCCGACGGACGGGCGGCCTGA
- a CDS encoding OmpA family protein, whose product MDLRALRILLPVAFLAIPIAAHADDISVEVIPKALFGQGKPGLVLHVNKPVASATAELRGPDGKALTLRATNIPPGSKRELLIDAPVGKTRYEGTLDVVFANGTSGSMPVAFEVLVSKGFTIDPPPKEWFDAKAGTLSFTMTGVADHCEYDVLFDGKPARQGVERFSGEPAGTKLTLSWPTHGDDDTVLRIQFTCHDPDGFFAPMVTHPWALQIPHEEVIFASGKSEVTPGERPKLDAALEKVAVAIRRYGQVVPIKLYVAGHTDTVGDGATNRSLSVSRARAIAAYFRGKGVKIPIFFAGFGADQLAVPTPDQTDEPRNRRADYVLKVDPPSAGSWSKL is encoded by the coding sequence ATGGACCTTCGCGCCCTACGCATCCTCCTCCCCGTCGCCTTCCTCGCGATCCCGATCGCCGCCCACGCCGACGACATCTCCGTCGAGGTGATCCCCAAGGCGCTCTTCGGCCAGGGGAAGCCGGGCCTCGTGCTCCACGTCAACAAGCCGGTGGCCTCCGCGACCGCCGAGCTGCGCGGCCCCGACGGAAAGGCCCTCACGCTGCGCGCGACGAACATCCCGCCGGGATCGAAGCGGGAGCTCCTCATCGACGCCCCCGTGGGGAAGACGCGCTACGAGGGGACCCTGGACGTCGTGTTCGCGAATGGCACCAGCGGTAGCATGCCCGTCGCCTTCGAGGTCCTCGTCTCCAAGGGCTTCACCATCGATCCTCCGCCGAAGGAGTGGTTCGACGCCAAGGCAGGCACGCTCTCCTTCACGATGACGGGCGTCGCCGACCACTGCGAGTACGACGTGCTCTTCGACGGCAAGCCGGCCAGGCAGGGGGTGGAGCGCTTCTCCGGCGAGCCGGCCGGGACGAAGCTCACGCTCTCCTGGCCGACCCACGGCGACGACGACACCGTGCTCCGGATCCAGTTCACCTGCCACGATCCGGACGGCTTCTTCGCGCCGATGGTGACCCACCCCTGGGCGCTCCAGATTCCGCACGAGGAGGTGATCTTCGCCTCCGGCAAGTCGGAGGTCACCCCGGGCGAGCGGCCCAAGCTCGACGCCGCTCTCGAAAAGGTCGCGGTCGCGATTCGGCGCTACGGGCAGGTCGTCCCGATCAAGCTCTACGTGGCCGGGCACACGGACACCGTCGGCGACGGGGCGACCAACCGGTCTCTCTCCGTCTCCCGCGCCCGCGCGATCGCGGCCTACTTCCGCGGCAAGGGCGTGAAGATCCCGATCTTCTTCGCGGGCTTCGGCGCGGACCAGCTCGCGGTTCCGACCCCCGACCAGACCGACGAGCCCCGCAATCGCCGCGCCGACTACGTGCTCAAGGTCGATCCGCCCTCCGCGGGGAGCTGGTCGAAGCTCTGA
- a CDS encoding acylphosphatase — MNERVELRIVGKVQGVWYRASAAKAAQERGLVGWVRNMPDGSVEAIAEGPRPALESFIDWCRKGPPAARVDEVRESWSEAGGELTAFDVRR; from the coding sequence GTGAACGAGCGGGTCGAGCTCCGGATCGTGGGGAAGGTGCAGGGCGTCTGGTATCGGGCCAGCGCGGCGAAGGCGGCGCAGGAGCGCGGCCTCGTCGGCTGGGTGCGGAACATGCCCGACGGATCCGTGGAGGCGATCGCGGAGGGCCCGAGGCCGGCCCTCGAGTCGTTCATCGACTGGTGCCGGAAGGGGCCTCCCGCCGCGCGGGTGGACGAGGTGCGCGAGAGCTGGTCGGAGGCCGGAGGCGAGCTCACGGCCTTCGACGTGCGGCGCTGA
- the ligA gene encoding NAD-dependent DNA ligase LigA codes for MATSSPQESERIDALRAEIREHDHRYYVLDAPIVSDAEYDSLFRELQALEAAHPELVTPDSPTQRVGGAPAEGFEKITHRVPMLSLANAFEEEELDDFDLRLRRLLQQLHRDADPADVDPKVRPFVAPEETPPFPFFCEPKFDGLAVELVYEDGVFVRGATRGDGEVGEDITANLRTIRSVPLSLEKKVPGRLEVRGEAVMLRADFEALNRRQEEARDAELRRREEDPEARHRALPRLFANPRNAAAGALRQLDPKITASRPLTFYAYEVAEETGGFERHSSRLEWLEELGFRLSGEATRASGIDEAKAYCERLLSRRHELPYQIDGVVVKVDDDVLRQELGAVARSPRWAVAFKFAPEEATTRVEKIDVQVGRTGVLTPVAFLEPVHVGGVMVSRATLHNEDELRRKDVREGDRVVVRRAGDVIPEVVSVVAEVRTGEEREFVFPKLCPSCGSEVFREEEKAAWRCINATCPAQLEGRIIHFASRRAMDIEGLGEEIAGQLVSKGLVKDFGDLYDLSAEQWAALDRVVGDKIYQLGALVGGKLTDAVEKSKHCRLRSFYNALGIHLVSEEMSKRLAQRFTDVRGLFDADAFAVEAVEGFGPERAKAVVAFFHNPKNQRVIEHLLAVGVEPEPEAKAAGGIFAGKTVVLTGTLTRFSRDEAKDRIESQGGKAAGSVSKKTDFVVAGAEAGSKLKKAQELGIPVLDEERFLEMLGVGGEA; via the coding sequence ATGGCTACCTCCTCTCCGCAGGAATCCGAACGGATCGACGCGCTCCGCGCCGAGATTCGCGAGCACGATCACCGCTATTACGTACTCGACGCGCCGATCGTCTCGGACGCCGAGTACGATTCGCTCTTCCGCGAGCTCCAGGCGCTCGAAGCGGCCCACCCCGAGCTCGTCACCCCGGACTCCCCGACCCAGCGGGTGGGAGGCGCGCCGGCGGAGGGCTTCGAGAAGATCACCCACCGGGTGCCGATGCTCTCCCTCGCGAACGCCTTCGAGGAGGAGGAGCTCGACGACTTCGACCTCCGGCTTCGGCGCCTGCTCCAGCAGCTCCATCGCGACGCCGATCCCGCCGATGTGGATCCGAAGGTGCGCCCCTTCGTGGCGCCGGAAGAGACGCCCCCCTTCCCCTTCTTCTGCGAGCCGAAGTTCGACGGCCTCGCGGTGGAGCTGGTCTACGAGGACGGCGTCTTCGTCCGGGGCGCCACCCGCGGCGACGGCGAGGTCGGCGAGGACATCACCGCCAACTTGCGCACGATCCGCTCGGTCCCGCTCTCCCTCGAGAAGAAGGTCCCCGGCAGGCTGGAGGTCCGGGGCGAGGCGGTGATGCTCCGCGCCGACTTCGAGGCGCTGAACCGCCGCCAGGAGGAGGCCCGCGACGCGGAGCTCCGGAGGCGGGAGGAGGATCCCGAGGCCCGCCATCGGGCGCTCCCGAGGCTCTTCGCGAACCCGCGCAACGCCGCGGCGGGCGCGCTCCGCCAGCTCGATCCGAAGATCACCGCGAGCCGCCCCCTCACCTTCTACGCCTACGAGGTCGCCGAGGAGACGGGCGGCTTCGAGCGGCACAGCAGCCGCCTCGAGTGGCTCGAGGAGCTGGGCTTCCGCCTCTCGGGCGAGGCCACGCGGGCGAGCGGGATCGACGAGGCGAAGGCGTACTGCGAGCGGCTGCTCTCCAGGCGCCACGAGCTGCCCTACCAGATCGACGGCGTGGTCGTGAAAGTCGACGATGACGTCCTCCGCCAGGAGCTCGGCGCCGTCGCCAGGAGCCCCCGCTGGGCGGTGGCCTTCAAGTTCGCTCCCGAGGAGGCCACCACCCGCGTGGAGAAGATCGACGTGCAGGTCGGCAGGACCGGTGTGCTCACCCCGGTCGCCTTCCTCGAGCCCGTGCACGTCGGCGGCGTGATGGTCTCGCGGGCCACGCTGCACAACGAGGACGAGCTCCGCCGGAAGGACGTGCGCGAGGGCGATCGCGTGGTGGTCCGGCGCGCGGGCGACGTGATCCCCGAGGTGGTCTCGGTGGTCGCCGAGGTGCGCACGGGCGAGGAGAGGGAATTCGTGTTCCCCAAGCTCTGCCCCTCCTGCGGGAGCGAGGTCTTCCGCGAGGAGGAGAAGGCGGCGTGGCGCTGCATCAACGCCACGTGCCCGGCGCAGCTCGAAGGCCGGATCATCCACTTCGCGAGCCGGCGCGCCATGGACATCGAGGGCCTGGGCGAGGAGATCGCCGGCCAGCTCGTGTCCAAGGGGCTCGTGAAGGACTTCGGCGACCTCTACGACCTCTCCGCCGAGCAGTGGGCCGCCCTCGATCGCGTCGTGGGCGACAAGATCTACCAGCTCGGCGCCCTCGTCGGCGGCAAGCTCACAGACGCGGTGGAGAAGAGCAAGCACTGCCGGTTGCGGAGCTTCTACAACGCCCTCGGGATCCACCTGGTGAGCGAGGAGATGAGCAAGAGGCTGGCGCAGCGCTTCACCGACGTGCGCGGCCTCTTCGATGCCGACGCGTTCGCGGTCGAGGCGGTCGAGGGGTTCGGGCCGGAGCGCGCGAAGGCGGTGGTCGCGTTCTTCCACAACCCGAAGAACCAGCGGGTGATCGAGCACCTCCTCGCCGTGGGCGTCGAGCCGGAGCCGGAGGCGAAGGCGGCCGGGGGCATCTTCGCCGGCAAGACCGTGGTCCTCACCGGGACCCTCACCCGCTTCAGCCGGGACGAAGCGAAGGACCGGATCGAGAGCCAGGGCGGGAAGGCCGCGGGCTCGGTGTCGAAGAAGACCGACTTCGTGGTCGCCGGCGCCGAGGCGGGCAGCAAGCTGAAGAAGGCGCAGGAGCTCGGGATCCCGGTCCTCGACGAGGAGCGGTTCCTCGAGATGTTGGGCGTGGGAGGCGAGGCGTGA